TTGGTCTGCGCCGGCGTGTCGTTGGCGTCAAAACCGGCCGCGGCAATGGTAAATTCAATGTTTTTAATGGCAATTACCATGGAATTATAGGTAACCCCAAGTTCCCGCTTTTGAAAATCCGGACGGACCGCAACAACGCCCGGCTGGCGGATGAAAGCATCCTGAATGATCTTGGCGCAGGCCTGGTTTTTCAGTCCCGGCACCTTTACGGTAATTTCCCGGATATCCTGCTGGCGGCAGGCACAAAGCAGAATTCCCGCCAGCATCATCAACGCCAGAAGGCCGGCGGTTTTCCCAGACGCGCGGATGGATGTGCCGATTAAACTCATACCGGAAAAAATATAACCTTTAAAACCGGAAGTAAAGCCATTTTTTTGCGCCGGCCGGCGCGTCCGCGAATTGTGCTTGACAGGAAAGAAGTAATTTTTAAACTATTCTTTCATATTTCAAAGGAATATTGCACAAGGCGGATACATGGTTTTTTTAGTCGGCATGTCAGGTTCGGTCAAGGGGCAGAAATACGAACTGAACAAGGACCGGACCACCATCGGACGCGCCTCCAATAACGACATCGTCGTGCAGGACGAGGCGGTTTCCTCCCAGCATTGTTACATCGCGCGGCGCGGCAATACCTTCATTCTCCATGATCTTAATTCCACGAACGGCACCACCCTGAATTTGCAACCGGTGCTGACCGAAGCCATCTTGCAGAACAAGCAGGTTGTTCAGGTCGGCTCCTCCGAGCTGATGTTTGAAGGCGGTCCGGAAGAGGGCGTTACCTCCACAATTCAACCGGTAACCGAAGTGGTGGTGGAAAAAGCTCCGGTGGTTACCGCCCCAAAATCATTTTCCAGCGTCTCGCCTTTCGGAGCGCGCCACAAAAGCCGCAAGGGATTGTGGCTGGCGCTGGCGCTGATATTCGTGATAGTCCTGATCGGCATGGTTTATTTCGGCATTGCCTTGGTAAAGTGAAACCCCCGCGGCATACCACGGCCGGGTTGACGCTGGTTGAATTGCTGGTCGCGGCGGTAATCGCCGGCTTACTGCTGGCCGTGATCCTGGCGGTTTACGGCTCAATCTGGAATACGATTGCGGTCCAAAACCGCTGGCGTGAAACGGCCCTGCCGGCCGCCGAAGCTCTTGACCGTATCGGCCGCGACCTGGCCTGCGCCGTTCTTCCTTTCGGCATCACCAACCAGCCGTTTACCGCGGCGTTTGCCGTTTCTCCCCAAACAAGCTTAAAGCTTGATTTTTACAGCGCTTTCCAGACCGACCCTGACAGTCCTTCAAACGACTGGCGCGGATATTCAATCAGCCGTGTCTCCTACTTCTGGCAAGCCGGCGGCGCAACCGGCGAGTGCATGCTGACGCGCGTCTCCGCTCCTTTCCGGGCTCCTTCGCGCAATCCCCTCGCTTCCGGGCAGGAACAATGGCGGGGAATCACGGAAATGGAAATGGCCTTCTTTGACGGCTCATGCTGGACCAATCAGTGGGAGGGCGGCCGGACAACCAACTCCCTGCCGCAGGCCGCGCGGGTTACGCTTGTTTCCGGCGGGAATAATTCCCGGAAAATCGGGACAGAAATTTCAATCAATGCCGCCCGGCAGATGGTCCCGGAGAAATAATCGCTATTTTAGGGGGGATATTTCGCGGTCCGCTTCCCCCCGCATTTCCTCTTCCAGCCGCGCAATGGCTTTTAACATCTTCCGGTCGTCCGCCGCTCCGGCCAGTTCTTCCGCCCTTTCCAATGATGTCCGCGCGCCGGCGCGGTCTCCGCTTAAAAACATACTGCGCGCCGCGCGGTAGTGGCGGTTGAGCGCTTCACCGCGTTTGTCCGCCGCCGCGCAGGCCCGGCCGGAACACTGGAGCGCCGCGGCCATGTCCGCATATTGCCGGGCCTGCTGATAAAAAGCGGCGGACCGGTCAAAGGCGGCGGCCGCCTCGTTAAACCGTTGTTCAAGCTGCAGGGCGCGCCCGCGCGTCAAGGCGGCCTTGGCCTGGATAACCGCCCCGGAAGATTTCAACGCCCGCGCGTCAACTTGATCCAGCTGCTGTAAAGCCGCCCGGCCCGCGCCGCGGGCGCAGGCCAAATCCGCAAGAAACAACCGCATCTGTGCCCGCATGAGACCGCCCTTTTCCTTTTGATCATTAAGCATCTCCAGACCGGATTGCACCACGGCCGCCGCCTCGTCGGCGCGGCCGAGATGGCGGATAATCTCGGCCCTCAGCAAAACGGCTTCCGGGAAACAGCCATCAGATTCAAACTCCGCTTCATCCAGAAGCGCCAGCGCCTCTTCGTATTTCCGGGCCTGTGCGCGGCAAACCGCCAGATTGTAGGCCAGCCGGGCGATGTCGGCGCTTTGATCGGCCAGCCGGGCGCGGTCCAACGCCTTATGGTAGAAAACATCGGCGTTTTCCATTGCACCGGCGGCATAGGCGCTCCTGGCGGCGGCGGCGTTCCGCTCCATGACGGCGTCGGGCCGGCCGGCAACCCGCGGCGAGCCGCATCCGGCAATCAGGAGAGGGATGAATAATAATGCCAGCAGGTTTGATCGGTTCATTCTGTTTTCTCCCCGGCGCTTTTCTCCCGGGCAGGCAGACTGACCGCCCCGGGAGGAA
The DNA window shown above is from Kiritimatiellia bacterium and carries:
- a CDS encoding heavy metal-associated domain-containing protein, which produces MSLIGTSIRASGKTAGLLALMMLAGILLCACRQQDIREITVKVPGLKNQACAKIIQDAFIRQPGVVAVRPDFQKRELGVTYNSMVIAIKNIEFTIAAAGFDANDTPAQTNAAAALPPECR
- a CDS encoding FHA domain-containing protein → MVFLVGMSGSVKGQKYELNKDRTTIGRASNNDIVVQDEAVSSQHCYIARRGNTFILHDLNSTNGTTLNLQPVLTEAILQNKQVVQVGSSELMFEGGPEEGVTSTIQPVTEVVVEKAPVVTAPKSFSSVSPFGARHKSRKGLWLALALIFVIVLIGMVYFGIALVK
- a CDS encoding prepilin-type N-terminal cleavage/methylation domain-containing protein; translation: MKPPRHTTAGLTLVELLVAAVIAGLLLAVILAVYGSIWNTIAVQNRWRETALPAAEALDRIGRDLACAVLPFGITNQPFTAAFAVSPQTSLKLDFYSAFQTDPDSPSNDWRGYSISRVSYFWQAGGATGECMLTRVSAPFRAPSRNPLASGQEQWRGITEMEMAFFDGSCWTNQWEGGRTTNSLPQAARVTLVSGGNNSRKIGTEISINAARQMVPEK